The following coding sequences are from one Streptomyces venezuelae window:
- a CDS encoding DUF4235 domain-containing protein: protein MSGATILYKPLGMAFGMLGGAVAGAVFRRTWKAVAGEDDAPDAHDEERSWNEILVAAALQGAIFAVVKAAVDRGGAVGVRRLTGRWPG from the coding sequence ATGAGCGGGGCCACGATCCTCTACAAGCCGCTCGGCATGGCTTTCGGCATGCTGGGCGGCGCGGTCGCGGGTGCGGTGTTCCGCCGTACCTGGAAGGCCGTGGCGGGCGAGGACGACGCGCCGGACGCACACGACGAGGAACGCTCCTGGAACGAGATCCTCGTCGCCGCCGCGCTCCAGGGCGCCATCTTCGCCGTGGTCAAGGCGGCGGTCGACCGCGGCGGCGCGGTCGGCGTGCGGCGTCTGACGGGCCGCTGGCCGGGCTGA
- a CDS encoding DUF3618 domain-containing protein — protein sequence MTDTPKDAKDASAKKDAGAKGPDELRRQIEETRGELGETVEELAAKADVKARARERAAAVKDHVQGTAAQVKDKVTEQAARAKGKAADGAGQAKNATAEGAAGAKIMAADGVAGVKSKAAEGAARAKGLAAEGAGRAKGIAAEGAGRAKGAVLEGKARAEQYPAVVQAEEKVAEAARRVQDGAPEPVRAAASSVARIGGRHPRTVAAAGAGVLVAWMLLRRGKRNGR from the coding sequence ATGACGGACACCCCCAAGGACGCCAAGGACGCTTCGGCGAAAAAGGACGCGGGCGCCAAGGGCCCCGACGAACTGCGCCGGCAGATCGAGGAGACCCGCGGCGAACTCGGCGAGACCGTCGAGGAACTCGCGGCGAAGGCAGACGTGAAGGCCCGCGCCCGGGAACGGGCAGCGGCGGTGAAGGACCACGTACAAGGGACGGCGGCACAGGTGAAGGACAAGGTGACGGAGCAGGCGGCGCGCGCCAAGGGCAAGGCCGCGGACGGAGCCGGGCAGGCGAAGAACGCCACGGCCGAGGGGGCGGCAGGCGCCAAGATCATGGCGGCCGACGGCGTGGCGGGCGTCAAGAGCAAGGCGGCCGAGGGCGCCGCACGGGCGAAGGGCCTGGCGGCGGAAGGCGCCGGACGTGCCAAGGGCATCGCGGCGGAGGGCGCGGGGCGCGCCAAGGGCGCCGTGCTCGAGGGCAAGGCGCGCGCGGAACAGTACCCCGCCGTGGTTCAGGCCGAGGAGAAGGTCGCCGAGGCCGCACGCCGCGTACAGGACGGCGCGCCCGAGCCCGTGCGCGCCGCAGCGAGCAGCGTCGCGCGGATCGGCGGGCGCCACCCGAGGACCGTCGCGGCGGCCGGGGCGGGTGTTCTGGTGGCCTGGATGCTGCTGCGCCGCGGCAAGCGGAACGGCCGCTGA
- a CDS encoding phage holin family protein yields MTGTMGEQPTRDHAQHSVGELVERATAQLSELVRQEMRLAGQEMAAKGKRAGRGGGLLGAAGAVSYVGLMALAATAVAALALTLPVWGAALIVTGVLFVVAGVLAVLGRKQLARAVPPVPQEAMDSVKADVEEIKERAHR; encoded by the coding sequence GTGACCGGGACCATGGGCGAGCAGCCGACGCGCGATCACGCGCAGCACTCGGTGGGAGAGCTCGTCGAACGTGCCACCGCGCAGCTTTCGGAACTCGTACGTCAGGAGATGCGGCTCGCCGGGCAGGAGATGGCGGCCAAGGGCAAACGCGCGGGCCGTGGCGGAGGGCTCCTCGGAGCGGCCGGCGCGGTCTCGTACGTAGGACTCATGGCGCTCGCGGCCACGGCGGTCGCGGCACTCGCGCTGACGCTGCCCGTGTGGGGCGCGGCCCTCATCGTCACCGGCGTGCTCTTCGTCGTGGCGGGGGTGCTCGCCGTGCTGGGCCGCAAGCAGCTGGCCCGTGCGGTGCCCCCCGTGCCGCAGGAGGCGATGGACAGCGTCAAGGCGGATGTCGAGGAGATCAAGGAAAGGGCGCACCGATGA
- the dapA gene encoding 4-hydroxy-tetrahydrodipicolinate synthase has protein sequence MTSRTAAPFGRALCAMITPFTADGALDLDGACRLADHLVSRGCDGLVLSGTTGESPTVSDAEKAALVRAVADTVGDRATVVAGVGSNDTRHAVEQARGAEKAGADGLLVLTPSYSLPPQDAVEAHFRTVADSSGLPVLLYDIPGRTGTRIATETVLRLADHPRVVGVKDCAYDMLGSQKVISRTELAYYAGCDEFNLALYAVGGAGCVSTVANVLPGRPREIFDAFDAGDTEGARRAQLAATPLIEAMMASGLPGAVTAKAVLGALGLPSGPVRAPLLPAGRGATDGLLAAYEAARGAAVPAAVPATG, from the coding sequence ATGACCTCCCGAACCGCGGCGCCCTTCGGCCGCGCCCTCTGCGCGATGATCACCCCGTTCACCGCCGACGGCGCCCTCGACCTCGACGGCGCGTGCCGCCTCGCCGACCACCTCGTGTCGCGGGGCTGCGACGGACTCGTCCTGTCCGGTACGACCGGCGAGTCGCCGACCGTCTCCGACGCCGAGAAGGCGGCTCTCGTCCGGGCCGTGGCCGACACGGTCGGCGACCGCGCCACCGTCGTGGCCGGCGTCGGCAGCAACGACACCCGGCACGCCGTCGAGCAGGCGCGGGGGGCCGAGAAGGCGGGCGCCGACGGCCTGTTGGTGCTCACCCCGTCCTACAGCCTGCCGCCGCAGGACGCCGTGGAGGCCCACTTCCGCACGGTCGCCGACAGCAGCGGGCTGCCCGTGCTGCTCTACGACATCCCCGGCCGCACCGGCACCCGCATCGCGACGGAGACGGTGCTGCGGCTCGCGGATCATCCTCGCGTCGTCGGCGTGAAGGACTGCGCGTACGACATGCTCGGCAGCCAGAAGGTCATCTCCCGCACGGAGTTGGCGTACTACGCGGGCTGCGACGAGTTCAACCTGGCGCTGTACGCGGTGGGCGGCGCGGGCTGCGTCAGCACCGTGGCCAACGTGCTCCCCGGCCGCCCCCGTGAGATCTTCGACGCGTTCGACGCCGGGGACACGGAGGGCGCGCGCCGGGCGCAGCTGGCCGCGACCCCGCTGATCGAGGCGATGATGGCGTCGGGCCTGCCGGGCGCCGTCACGGCGAAGGCCGTGCTCGGCGCGCTCGGCCTGCCGTCGGGGCCGGTCCGGGCACCGCTGCTGCCCGCCGGCCGCGGGGCGACCGACGGGCTGCTCGCCGCGTACGAGGCGGCGCGGGGCGCGGCGGTCCCCGCGGCGGTCCCGGCGACGGGGTGA
- a CDS encoding WD40 repeat domain-containing protein produces MNVAELVRESLREQATQGPPVPGDFADRVLAVRRRRRNRAIVGASLAVVTAAVVGVAVPAVDSDSEERGPRPASESLTDDVIAHPGQTPPRELIAAGGTALAAYSTSKKVKQPDGDAVITRTYRLLDQRTGTYREDARWSWVDVAPGMRTAAVLERGLPADRIGLLNLSTGKVERWLPVQHGVGGVEFSPDGRKLVATTYAENPDRLDRDRPMSDGKHEEPGPADPTRTGFYVLDVASGNGSWSEVKTKRGGFGIADINTRQDFDFSQDGTLVRTGRHQPGHLYYDFQGRKTGTPPREKHLSWFVAAGLSPNGKLAAGDFAGGARTTATEVLDPLTGKRVAKIPGQQLLAWADDKRLIAWDIAPGASEYRNRLVLVTIGSKKTVPLSGYRSSKADGVGRWTPVFADR; encoded by the coding sequence GTGAACGTCGCAGAACTGGTGCGCGAGTCGCTCCGGGAGCAGGCGACCCAGGGGCCGCCCGTGCCGGGGGACTTCGCCGACCGCGTGCTCGCCGTGCGCCGGCGGCGCAGGAACCGGGCGATCGTGGGCGCGTCGCTCGCCGTGGTGACGGCTGCCGTCGTGGGCGTGGCGGTGCCCGCCGTGGACTCGGACTCGGAGGAGCGGGGTCCGCGCCCGGCCAGTGAGTCGCTGACCGACGACGTCATCGCGCACCCGGGCCAGACACCGCCGCGTGAGCTGATCGCCGCGGGCGGCACGGCACTCGCCGCGTACAGCACGAGCAAGAAGGTCAAGCAGCCCGACGGTGACGCCGTCATCACCCGTACCTACCGGCTCCTCGACCAGAGGACCGGCACCTACCGCGAGGACGCCCGCTGGTCGTGGGTCGACGTCGCGCCCGGCATGCGGACCGCCGCCGTCCTGGAGCGCGGGCTCCCCGCCGACCGGATCGGCCTGCTGAACCTGAGCACCGGCAAGGTCGAGCGCTGGCTCCCCGTGCAGCACGGCGTCGGCGGCGTCGAGTTCTCGCCCGACGGCAGGAAACTCGTCGCCACGACGTACGCCGAGAACCCCGACCGGCTCGACCGCGACCGGCCCATGAGCGACGGCAAACACGAGGAGCCGGGCCCCGCCGACCCCACAAGGACCGGCTTCTACGTCCTCGACGTGGCCTCTGGGAACGGCAGCTGGAGCGAGGTGAAGACGAAGCGCGGCGGGTTCGGCATCGCGGACATCAACACCCGGCAGGACTTCGACTTCAGTCAGGACGGCACGCTGGTCCGCACGGGCCGCCACCAACCCGGTCATCTGTACTACGACTTCCAGGGGCGGAAGACGGGCACACCACCGCGCGAGAAGCACCTGTCCTGGTTCGTCGCCGCCGGGCTCTCCCCGAACGGGAAGCTCGCCGCGGGTGACTTCGCGGGCGGCGCCAGGACCACCGCCACGGAGGTCCTCGACCCCCTCACCGGCAAGCGGGTCGCCAAGATCCCCGGTCAGCAGCTGCTCGCCTGGGCCGACGACAAGCGGCTCATCGCCTGGGACATCGCACCCGGCGCGAGCGAGTACCGCAACCGGCTCGTCCTGGTCACCATCGGGAGCAAGAAGACCGTCCCGCTCAGCGGTTACCGCTCCTCGAAGGCCGACGGCGTCGGGCGCTGGACGCCGGTCTTCGCCGACCGCTGA
- a CDS encoding SigE family RNA polymerase sigma factor, giving the protein MDAHEQDSFREFVATRSSALLKTAVLLSGGDRHAGEDLLQNALVKAAGRWQRIDEPEAYVRRILYRQQVSRWRLKWPRRELAVAEPPERAASGDGTAAVELRLVMRGALAKLTARQRTVLVLRYYEDLPEAEVAAVLGCSVGTVRSTTHRSLARLRGLAPELAHLDRSGPAEASSRSRDFSPMEVSP; this is encoded by the coding sequence ATGGATGCCCATGAGCAGGACAGTTTCCGGGAATTCGTGGCGACCAGATCGTCGGCGCTGCTGAAGACCGCCGTACTGCTCAGCGGGGGCGACCGGCACGCGGGCGAGGACCTGCTGCAGAACGCGCTCGTCAAGGCGGCCGGGCGGTGGCAGCGGATCGACGAGCCGGAGGCGTACGTACGCCGGATCCTGTACCGGCAGCAGGTCAGCCGGTGGCGGCTGAAGTGGCCGCGGCGCGAACTGGCCGTCGCCGAACCGCCGGAGCGTGCCGCGTCGGGGGACGGCACGGCCGCGGTGGAACTGCGCCTCGTGATGCGCGGGGCCCTCGCCAAGCTCACCGCGCGGCAGCGGACCGTACTCGTCCTGCGCTACTACGAGGACCTGCCGGAGGCGGAGGTCGCCGCCGTGCTCGGCTGCTCCGTCGGCACCGTGCGCAGCACCACGCACCGCTCGCTCGCCCGGCTGCGCGGCCTGGCGCCCGAGCTGGCGCACCTGGACCGCTCCGGCCCCGCCGAGGCTTCCTCCCGCTCCCGTGACTTCTCGCCCATGGAGGTATCACCGTGA